One genomic window of Planifilum fimeticola includes the following:
- the gpG gene encoding phage tail assembly chaperone G produces MLKITLRLNGETKTYTQDFISGYLFRKALLISDKREKFLKKVMDSETGATLEEQEELLDELYHFITEVFGNQFTVEEYERGTDARRVVDQSWEIVYRIISQVTGPLQELNVGNPTQKKKPHRKKS; encoded by the coding sequence ATGCTGAAAATCACGCTTCGGCTAAATGGGGAGACGAAAACCTACACGCAGGACTTTATTTCTGGGTACCTTTTTCGAAAAGCGCTCTTGATATCCGATAAGAGAGAGAAGTTCCTGAAAAAGGTCATGGATTCCGAGACAGGTGCGACTCTAGAAGAACAAGAGGAGCTGTTGGATGAGCTCTACCACTTTATCACGGAAGTGTTTGGCAACCAGTTTACCGTTGAGGAATATGAACGGGGGACAGATGCACGGCGGGTAGTGGATCAATCTTGGGAGATTGTTTACCGGATTATTAGCCAGGTTACGGGACCGCTTCAGGAGTTGAATGTGGGAAACCCTACCCAAAAAAAGAAACCTCACCGGAAAAAGTCCTGA
- a CDS encoding phage tail tape measure protein gives MAEEILGRIKGEVVLDSQGFNQAVSRINQQLRLLKSEFDASAAKVKAFGKSEDQLRLQSQLLGRQIDLQKQKVSLLAQAHQQTVEKLGAESKQAQRLETQLNKARAALINMQAAHQRLNGQLGSSSQLHQRLTHSLDQLDQKMRLAHSEYQAAEAKARAFGNANDLARVKIGNLQQQIELQRKKVSLLSLAYKDAARNLGQNAQATQEAAIRLNEARATLANLEGSLRQLTGQLNRQGPLWTRFRQNLFHVREQAIDTGIALGVMSAAFSVAFGSAVYKAADFEAQLSSVKAVTGASAQEMERFKQLALELGAETKYSAAEAAQGIEELAKAGVSTAKILDGGLAGALNLAAAGEIDLAEAAQIASTVLNAFRKDNLSVAQAADILAGAANASATDIKELNYGLSQVSAVASSAGLSFRDTAAALAVFAQNGLKGSDAGTSLKTMLLNLTPSSKSAAKEMKRLGIITADGRNQFFDAHGRVKSFAEIAEILRRQLRNLSDEQRNQALKTMFGTDAVRAATIAFKEGASGVKRMIREMSKTTAMEVAQTRMDNLKGTVEELKGAFETFQIQMGSAFLPILRKAAEGLKGVVEWFSDLNPTTKEAIGIFASVTAGMLGLGAAVAGIIAISNPFTAAVVGGAVALGTFSAGAYKASKDMEQMEKDAIRFGRGVSEGTKQAARGFLDLRDQALVNLAKLRTATGAEAQKIVDETVAIFSQMGDKITAELNQDKINIQKAAASLLEQVPKALEPAVEGVTDTAIKAIDSQIKRIQEANKIIREGLVEFGGDVSKMPKEFAEAYNQALKDVDQGAQTFVKRVGDLNNFMETIQANQGKITAEGAQKWVKEIEGAYQKAIKAAEKWAKNQRKTWEEAFANGQITKEQYDMILKIVEAGEQDLIATAKSKRAEALKTLQDSLSEEAYLYDVHTGKIIKSQSQLIGDIESLNKQRGKKIWDAFFEEGIESSEKTQNELKSRMEKLIKEYGDIGAQSVEGFAATIRKGGKKARIAAEFLAVETRDGFKIDLGPEGLISINSFIKGLQSGQYTARDVAIAHMNQLRNVYGAGRFTPEGIKAIESFVEGLRSKDPAEIADKIGLDLKSKMKIDLGRYGQMTAQSFAEGLSNGTLGFDAVYAYFRTQIKNGMKVDLSAEGKQNIQTLRFGMQTGAIDVVEAAADLGLDIKSKAKVDLGAEGQFTVKTLLQGLSSGKISVEQFAKGVQFLLKNGAKTNLTPEGKAAGTSMAKGLNASKPNVIKAAGELKGTTTKTLASATDGGGGRKVGSEFQRGIASKKAGAAKAASSVASGAKSNLKVSGVHGLGASVSTGFAAGILSGKYGVIDAAKQIARAAMNAIKRALDSRSPSREMMKIGVFAAQGYEEGMRKRLPHVQRVAEMLSQTTLNQLQTRTSTQTSQMTANTSRPVINRIYNITVNGAANPVGTQREVIRAIQNLERLA, from the coding sequence ATGGCCGAGGAAATCTTAGGGCGAATAAAAGGGGAAGTGGTACTGGATTCTCAAGGATTTAACCAGGCTGTTTCCCGAATCAACCAGCAACTGCGCCTGCTCAAAAGTGAATTTGATGCAAGCGCGGCCAAGGTGAAGGCGTTCGGAAAATCCGAAGATCAGCTTAGACTCCAGTCTCAGCTGTTGGGTCGGCAGATTGATCTCCAAAAACAAAAAGTGTCCCTTTTGGCCCAAGCCCACCAACAGACGGTGGAGAAGCTGGGCGCGGAATCGAAACAAGCCCAAAGGCTTGAGACCCAATTGAACAAAGCCCGGGCTGCACTCATTAATATGCAAGCAGCGCACCAGCGATTGAACGGTCAATTGGGGTCTTCTTCTCAGCTTCATCAACGCCTCACCCATTCCCTGGACCAGCTGGATCAAAAAATGCGCCTGGCTCATTCAGAGTACCAGGCAGCAGAAGCTAAAGCACGGGCGTTTGGAAATGCCAATGATCTCGCTCGGGTGAAAATCGGCAACCTGCAGCAACAAATCGAGCTTCAGAGGAAAAAAGTCAGTCTTCTATCACTGGCCTATAAGGATGCTGCTCGAAATTTGGGGCAGAATGCGCAAGCAACCCAAGAAGCTGCCATCCGGCTCAATGAAGCCCGCGCAACGCTCGCCAATTTGGAGGGTTCCCTCCGTCAATTGACCGGGCAGTTAAACCGGCAGGGGCCACTGTGGACCCGTTTTAGACAGAATTTATTTCATGTGCGGGAACAGGCCATTGATACTGGAATTGCTTTAGGGGTGATGTCCGCTGCATTTTCAGTGGCTTTCGGATCGGCGGTATACAAAGCAGCAGATTTTGAGGCCCAACTGTCGAGTGTCAAAGCTGTCACTGGTGCTTCAGCGCAGGAAATGGAACGGTTCAAGCAATTAGCTTTGGAACTGGGAGCCGAAACCAAATACTCTGCAGCAGAAGCTGCACAAGGAATTGAGGAGCTAGCAAAAGCAGGGGTGAGCACAGCCAAGATCTTGGATGGTGGGTTGGCCGGAGCGCTCAACCTTGCTGCTGCAGGGGAAATCGACCTGGCTGAAGCGGCGCAGATCGCTTCCACAGTGTTGAACGCTTTTCGGAAGGACAATCTTTCGGTGGCTCAAGCAGCGGACATTTTGGCCGGAGCCGCCAATGCATCGGCAACGGATATCAAAGAGTTGAATTATGGTCTATCTCAAGTATCAGCAGTGGCATCAAGCGCGGGTCTTTCCTTCCGTGATACAGCTGCTGCTCTCGCTGTTTTTGCCCAGAACGGGCTCAAGGGATCCGACGCCGGAACTTCGCTGAAGACGATGCTGCTCAACCTAACGCCGTCCTCCAAATCGGCGGCGAAGGAGATGAAGCGGCTCGGAATCATCACCGCTGACGGGAGAAACCAATTTTTCGATGCTCATGGCCGAGTGAAATCTTTTGCGGAGATAGCCGAAATTCTCCGGCGACAGCTCCGGAACTTGTCGGATGAACAGCGAAATCAAGCTTTGAAAACGATGTTTGGCACCGATGCGGTACGGGCTGCAACAATCGCCTTCAAGGAAGGAGCATCGGGCGTAAAGCGAATGATCCGGGAAATGTCGAAGACCACAGCAATGGAAGTGGCACAAACCCGGATGGATAACCTAAAAGGAACTGTCGAAGAGCTCAAAGGGGCTTTTGAAACATTCCAGATTCAAATGGGATCCGCCTTCCTCCCGATTTTGCGGAAAGCAGCTGAAGGTTTGAAGGGAGTAGTTGAATGGTTCAGTGATTTAAACCCGACTACCAAAGAGGCCATTGGAATTTTTGCCTCCGTAACAGCTGGAATGTTGGGGCTTGGTGCGGCTGTCGCTGGCATCATTGCGATTAGCAACCCATTTACGGCTGCAGTTGTTGGTGGAGCAGTCGCTTTGGGGACCTTCAGTGCGGGGGCTTATAAGGCATCCAAAGACATGGAGCAAATGGAGAAGGATGCGATCCGCTTTGGTCGTGGTGTTTCAGAGGGGACGAAGCAGGCAGCCCGTGGGTTCTTGGATCTCCGAGACCAAGCCCTTGTCAATTTGGCAAAACTCCGGACAGCGACTGGTGCAGAGGCCCAAAAAATCGTGGATGAAACCGTGGCCATTTTCTCTCAAATGGGAGATAAGATTACGGCGGAATTGAATCAAGACAAGATCAATATTCAAAAGGCAGCCGCATCTTTGCTGGAACAAGTCCCCAAAGCGTTAGAACCCGCCGTTGAAGGAGTAACAGACACGGCGATTAAGGCTATTGATTCTCAAATTAAGCGGATCCAAGAAGCCAATAAGATTATCCGGGAGGGCCTGGTAGAGTTTGGCGGCGATGTATCAAAGATGCCCAAGGAGTTTGCCGAAGCATATAACCAGGCTTTGAAGGATGTGGATCAAGGGGCACAGACATTTGTTAAACGCGTTGGCGATTTGAATAATTTCATGGAAACGATCCAGGCCAATCAAGGAAAGATTACCGCCGAAGGGGCTCAGAAATGGGTTAAAGAAATTGAAGGAGCATATCAAAAAGCGATTAAAGCTGCCGAAAAATGGGCTAAAAACCAAAGGAAAACTTGGGAAGAAGCATTCGCCAACGGTCAGATCACCAAAGAACAGTATGACATGATCCTCAAAATCGTGGAGGCTGGAGAACAAGATCTCATTGCTACAGCCAAGTCAAAACGCGCAGAAGCACTTAAAACGCTACAGGATAGTCTGTCTGAAGAAGCTTATCTCTATGATGTTCATACTGGTAAGATCATCAAGAGCCAAAGTCAACTCATTGGTGATATAGAATCTTTAAACAAACAACGCGGGAAGAAAATTTGGGATGCATTTTTTGAAGAGGGAATCGAGAGCAGCGAAAAGACCCAAAACGAATTGAAGTCAAGGATGGAAAAGCTGATCAAAGAATATGGAGATATTGGGGCGCAATCCGTCGAAGGGTTTGCTGCGACAATCCGAAAAGGCGGGAAAAAAGCCCGCATCGCTGCTGAATTTCTGGCCGTCGAAACCCGAGATGGATTTAAGATCGACCTTGGACCGGAAGGGTTAATTTCCATCAACTCCTTTATTAAGGGGTTACAATCCGGCCAATATACCGCCCGGGATGTTGCCATTGCCCACATGAACCAACTTCGGAATGTCTACGGAGCAGGCCGATTCACTCCGGAAGGAATCAAGGCGATCGAATCCTTTGTAGAGGGGCTTCGATCGAAGGACCCGGCAGAAATTGCTGACAAAATCGGTTTAGATCTCAAATCAAAGATGAAAATCGATCTGGGGCGATACGGGCAAATGACTGCTCAATCCTTTGCAGAGGGACTTTCTAATGGGACGTTGGGTTTTGATGCTGTGTATGCCTATTTTCGTACCCAGATCAAAAACGGGATGAAAGTGGATCTTTCTGCTGAAGGAAAACAAAACATCCAAACTCTCCGATTCGGAATGCAGACCGGGGCCATTGATGTAGTTGAGGCGGCAGCTGATTTGGGATTAGACATTAAAAGCAAGGCTAAGGTGGATCTGGGGGCCGAAGGGCAATTCACCGTTAAAACACTGTTACAAGGTTTATCATCCGGCAAAATCAGTGTTGAGCAGTTTGCTAAAGGTGTCCAGTTTTTATTGAAAAATGGGGCAAAGACGAATCTGACTCCCGAAGGGAAAGCCGCTGGAACCTCTATGGCAAAAGGACTGAATGCCAGCAAACCGAATGTTATAAAAGCTGCTGGCGAACTTAAGGGAACAACGACGAAAACGCTGGCGAGTGCTACAGACGGTGGCGGTGGAAGGAAGGTAGGAAGTGAGTTCCAAAGAGGAATCGCCAGCAAGAAAGCAGGTGCTGCGAAAGCTGCTTCGTCTGTGGCCAGCGGAGCGAAAAGTAATCTGAAAGTCAGCGGGGTGCATGGACTGGGGGCGAGTGTTTCCACTGGATTTGCGGCAGGGATCCTGAGCGGGAAGTACGGCGTCATTGATGCGGCCAAGCAGATCGCACGGGCCGCCATGAACGCCATTAAGAGAGCTCTGGATAGTAGATCACCATCCCGCGAGATGATGAAGATAGGGGTTTTTGCAGCCCAAGGATATGAAGAGGGCATGAGAAAACGTCTGCCTCACGTCCAACGGGTTGCGGAAATGCTTTCCCAAACAACTCTCAATCAACTTCAAACAAGAACTTCGACGCAGACTTCACAAATGACGGCTAACACTAGCCGACCCGTTATCAATAGAATCTACAACATTACTGTTAACGGAGCCGCTAATCCGGTAGGAACGCAGAGAGAAGTAATTCGAGCGATACAAAATCTTGAAAGGTTGGCTTAG
- a CDS encoding phage tail domain-containing protein — MTTTTKKLGFENLLAYSSMSRDTDGDGLADGFIRATDATAVAEWFFDEGEKAQVINVLSSNASQFSSPGVESSEYIPVVPNQSYTASCEVKGEGQIDTNNGPRILIRWYDQNKQYISGSGTSPSAYNTTGWKRVSITLTAPSNAYFARVKPDFRATPGMTGGTGWYRNVQLQEGNTVTDYEETDFFSVVNVAPTYSKGWFKDTTYKETGVYGYTSETVAAGSATWSGAQIKYTVPVNAKNITIKLWVDASRAHPTDQLRVYVNGNVVITVNGGTAAAVYTASDATSSVIRRGYQTITLQHYRTTSTNGQSITVDDFEVTWEEETNPATIELPTAGVVKYLDFETSEMDPFFTVIDKAAGFSYGFKVTERKSKSGYYSYGVEDVDADGSGIDEAGRAPTIPDSASAAAAIRFKVPITAINPKLKFSALHDATPNGDVGEFTLNGETIWQGIAGPSQGWETVELDLTPGVEYELLLKYTKDDSGGYSYTDSVYLDDLIVYYDIPSKSLLYVATAPTTEIKTTTNNFRVTETFESSTINKFFTVNNPSKLKSGGGKSEYPEAGWVRTTKIAYQGSYSFRAQREKTKNEEDAAVDFIIKVPNGVKNAKVEWWNFVELERGKSKDKSTGYLRLYEEYRIWVNYSIWKEFDWCDIDLTTSKKVSSKWACPWGRWWKETLNLTPGQTYTLTFELQRDAGDSSPIHGRDLCTIDNLTVSWTETPGDVVTIPPQPLIIFDNRDGYKYLGDRSGAEMAPLSFAEYRVFGAPGSVHQFTTKDPRPIDFLIQINGANRNEIRQKVRELTAKLADKPLVLVEVQPEGEARYINCRLADIIGKEGKGEQGPSWKKVVLSFRAFDPFWYGERIVVDGAGPENAGYFPTEVMVKNPGDAEAWPIFKLYGPITNPQVQLVDPNNDLNIYAEFKLTGFTIPAGRYVVVDTRPGRKTIIFDDGQNLYQFLDPSINQLFSIPPGEYVVDLDGGSTDANTKIVVEFQPPYWGV; from the coding sequence ATGACAACTACCACCAAAAAGTTAGGGTTTGAAAATTTGCTTGCCTATTCTTCGATGTCGAGAGACACCGACGGTGACGGTTTGGCGGACGGTTTCATAAGAGCGACGGATGCAACCGCCGTTGCCGAATGGTTCTTTGATGAGGGGGAAAAGGCACAGGTTATAAACGTACTTTCAAGCAACGCCTCCCAATTCAGCAGCCCGGGAGTTGAAAGTAGCGAATATATCCCGGTTGTCCCGAACCAATCTTATACCGCTTCGTGCGAAGTAAAGGGGGAGGGACAGATAGATACTAATAATGGCCCGCGTATTTTGATTCGGTGGTACGACCAAAACAAGCAGTATATCTCTGGTTCAGGAACATCACCGTCGGCATACAACACGACGGGATGGAAGCGGGTTTCGATTACCTTGACTGCTCCAAGCAATGCTTATTTCGCCAGAGTGAAACCTGATTTTCGGGCAACTCCTGGCATGACCGGAGGCACTGGATGGTATCGAAATGTACAACTTCAAGAGGGAAACACAGTTACTGATTATGAGGAGACCGACTTTTTTTCCGTCGTAAATGTAGCACCAACATACTCTAAAGGATGGTTCAAAGATACCACCTATAAAGAAACAGGGGTTTATGGATATACTTCAGAAACAGTGGCTGCGGGTTCTGCTACGTGGTCCGGCGCACAAATCAAATATACCGTTCCGGTTAACGCCAAAAACATCACCATTAAACTGTGGGTGGATGCGTCTCGAGCCCACCCAACAGATCAGCTAAGAGTTTACGTCAACGGAAACGTAGTAATAACCGTCAACGGCGGGACCGCAGCGGCAGTTTACACTGCATCTGATGCAACTTCCTCCGTCATTCGTCGAGGATATCAAACGATCACTCTCCAGCATTATCGCACCACTTCGACCAACGGCCAGAGCATTACCGTTGATGATTTTGAAGTAACTTGGGAAGAGGAGACAAATCCCGCTACTATTGAACTGCCGACGGCAGGGGTTGTCAAATATTTGGATTTTGAAACCTCCGAAATGGACCCTTTCTTCACTGTGATCGATAAAGCAGCCGGGTTCTCATATGGATTCAAAGTAACGGAGCGAAAAAGTAAATCCGGCTACTACTCTTACGGTGTTGAGGACGTGGACGCAGACGGATCTGGCATTGATGAAGCGGGTCGGGCTCCAACCATTCCCGACAGTGCGAGTGCTGCGGCAGCCATCAGGTTTAAAGTACCTATCACCGCCATCAATCCAAAGCTGAAATTCAGTGCTCTTCACGATGCCACTCCCAATGGAGATGTGGGAGAGTTTACCCTTAATGGCGAGACGATCTGGCAAGGAATAGCGGGACCGAGTCAGGGATGGGAGACAGTAGAATTAGATCTAACTCCTGGTGTAGAATATGAACTCCTGTTAAAATACACCAAAGATGACAGCGGGGGGTACTCCTACACTGATTCTGTATACCTGGATGATCTAATTGTTTATTACGACATCCCGAGCAAATCACTGCTGTACGTGGCCACCGCTCCAACGACCGAGATCAAAACGACCACCAATAACTTTAGAGTGACGGAAACCTTCGAGAGTTCCACCATCAACAAATTCTTCACAGTAAACAACCCATCCAAGCTCAAAAGCGGTGGTGGCAAATCCGAGTACCCCGAGGCGGGCTGGGTACGCACGACCAAAATCGCCTACCAGGGAAGCTACAGCTTCCGGGCGCAGCGTGAGAAGACCAAGAATGAAGAGGACGCGGCGGTCGATTTCATCATCAAGGTACCGAACGGTGTGAAGAACGCTAAGGTCGAGTGGTGGAATTTCGTTGAGTTGGAGCGCGGCAAGTCCAAAGACAAGTCCACAGGGTATCTTCGCCTGTACGAGGAATACCGAATTTGGGTGAACTATTCAATCTGGAAGGAGTTCGACTGGTGCGATATCGATTTGACTACATCAAAAAAAGTCAGCTCCAAATGGGCTTGTCCGTGGGGTAGGTGGTGGAAGGAAACGCTGAATTTAACACCAGGCCAAACTTACACCCTCACTTTTGAACTCCAGCGGGATGCAGGAGATTCTAGTCCTATACACGGACGGGATTTGTGTACGATTGACAACCTGACGGTGAGCTGGACGGAAACACCGGGGGATGTAGTTACCATTCCGCCCCAACCGTTGATTATCTTTGATAACCGGGATGGATATAAATATTTGGGTGATAGAAGCGGGGCTGAGATGGCTCCGCTTTCTTTTGCAGAATATCGGGTTTTTGGTGCTCCAGGTTCGGTTCATCAATTTACTACTAAAGATCCCAGACCAATCGATTTTCTTATCCAAATTAACGGAGCAAATCGAAACGAGATCCGACAAAAGGTTAGAGAGTTGACTGCCAAGCTTGCAGACAAACCGCTGGTTCTTGTCGAGGTGCAACCGGAAGGTGAAGCCAGGTATATCAATTGTCGTTTGGCTGACATCATCGGAAAAGAAGGCAAGGGGGAGCAAGGTCCTAGTTGGAAAAAAGTTGTCCTTTCCTTCCGGGCGTTCGATCCTTTCTGGTATGGCGAGAGGATCGTGGTGGATGGAGCTGGTCCAGAAAATGCCGGGTATTTTCCTACTGAGGTCATGGTAAAAAATCCTGGAGACGCCGAAGCATGGCCGATTTTCAAATTGTATGGGCCGATAACGAACCCGCAGGTCCAACTGGTAGACCCGAACAACGACCTGAACATCTATGCCGAGTTCAAGCTAACCGGATTCACGATCCCGGCTGGCCGCTACGTCGTGGTGGACACTAGGCCCGGAAGGAAAACCATCATTTTCGACGACGGCCAAAACCTCTATCAGTTTTTGGACCCATCGATAAACCAACTGTTCTCCATTCCTCCCGGCGAATATGTAGTCGATCTGGATGGAGGCAGCACCGACGCCAACACCAAAATCGTGGTGGAGTTTCAACCGCCGTATTGGGGGGTGTAG
- a CDS encoding Gp37-like protein gives MAVAVAMPDRAADYRIRVRNKDLQFIGEVPHWKSLQINLYFNEVSKWKMELDLNSEGAKHFLKIAADPQNGGKGGVYIERNGYFLLSGPMTEITEIVSDDEGEKLIVSGSCDLQWIADHLALPHPKYMTSPYMTTDGTANGGHTDYFPNLSDTTTTAKASTHIHTFVWDNIGEGQEQSSRRLSFLTTRDNLVGYTIPNKERSAGRGENLFELCKGIADYSDYKGYPIRMAAYQYQSGTNPDGSPAYKIRFECLTSQAKPNAIMSPDLGTITAYTYTRQRPEANQILMGGSGQGKSRRFAYSGDTASKNLHGVIESFEEYTGHINDSQNSRWNEEKETLNREIGAILAEKAEKTIFSFQFQETPTVQYGRDFQIGDIVPVRLKHQSTTDVVRAVSFDVSDNQERIEVVVGKQSAISKGLRLFDDVKNLKYRYNGLTKRTNGE, from the coding sequence GTGGCCGTAGCCGTAGCGATGCCGGACCGGGCCGCTGATTATCGAATTCGCGTCCGGAATAAAGACCTCCAATTCATCGGCGAGGTTCCACATTGGAAAAGCCTGCAAATCAATCTGTACTTTAATGAGGTAAGCAAGTGGAAAATGGAACTCGATCTAAACAGCGAAGGAGCCAAACACTTTCTTAAAATCGCCGCCGATCCCCAAAATGGTGGGAAAGGCGGCGTTTACATTGAAAGGAATGGCTACTTTTTGCTGAGCGGCCCTATGACGGAGATCACCGAGATAGTCTCCGACGATGAGGGGGAGAAGCTGATCGTCTCTGGATCATGCGATCTCCAATGGATCGCTGACCATCTGGCCCTGCCTCACCCGAAATATATGACAAGCCCTTACATGACAACGGACGGGACAGCGAATGGCGGACACACAGACTATTTTCCGAACCTGTCCGACACCACAACGACCGCCAAAGCTTCCACCCATATCCACACTTTTGTATGGGATAACATCGGAGAAGGGCAAGAACAATCATCCCGCCGGCTGTCATTCCTGACTACCCGCGATAACTTGGTCGGGTATACGATTCCCAATAAGGAGCGGAGCGCTGGCAGGGGAGAAAACCTGTTTGAGCTATGTAAGGGAATAGCCGATTACTCCGATTACAAGGGCTATCCCATTAGGATGGCGGCTTATCAATACCAAAGCGGAACCAACCCGGACGGTAGTCCGGCATACAAAATTCGGTTTGAATGCCTCACATCCCAAGCCAAGCCGAATGCGATCATGTCGCCTGATTTGGGGACGATTACAGCATATACCTACACCAGGCAGCGCCCTGAGGCCAACCAAATTCTCATGGGCGGATCCGGCCAGGGGAAAAGCCGACGGTTTGCTTATTCCGGAGATACAGCAAGCAAAAATCTTCACGGTGTGATCGAATCCTTCGAGGAATATACTGGCCACATCAACGATTCCCAGAACTCTCGATGGAATGAGGAAAAAGAGACCCTGAATCGAGAAATTGGGGCGATACTTGCGGAAAAAGCAGAGAAAACCATTTTCTCTTTTCAGTTCCAGGAAACGCCGACGGTTCAGTATGGACGGGACTTCCAAATTGGCGACATAGTACCAGTCAGGTTAAAGCACCAGTCCACCACGGATGTGGTCCGAGCCGTTTCCTTCGATGTTTCTGATAATCAGGAGCGAATCGAAGTGGTGGTGGGCAAGCAGTCAGCCATCAGCAAGGGACTTCGTCTGTTTGACGATGTGAAGAACCTGAAATACCGGTATAACGGATTGACAAAAAGAACAAACGGGGAGTGA